A region of Halalkaliarchaeum desulfuricum DNA encodes the following proteins:
- a CDS encoding aminotransferase class I/II-fold pyridoxal phosphate-dependent enzyme: MDPHSIDGVERAIHGGTERDDLLDFSANTNPRSPTGTRKIYEAAFDDARRYPDDGYDAFRRAAAGFLDRSHADRDIESDDASPDGIDPANVVVTPGGLAAIRLAVSVSVSPGDDALVPAPSFAEYEREVRLQGGTPTFLEQDELLETDPEPYALAVVCTPNNPTGELPDPARLREFARRCRYAGTLLLVDEAFLGFLDSPSLAGTEGVVVARSLTKLFGLPGIRVGYAVATARLGGRIETARRPWNLSTPAARVGTHCLTADLRGDPFVEETRESVESERERIWSRLSTAFHTVSPPPSEPAAPYVLFDVSPSGRTVDEVVETARDRGVAVRDARSFRGLDSHVRVAIKGPDANDRMLEALDV; the protein is encoded by the coding sequence ATGGACCCACACTCGATCGACGGCGTCGAACGCGCGATACACGGTGGCACTGAACGCGATGACCTGCTGGATTTCAGCGCAAACACGAACCCGAGATCCCCGACGGGGACTCGGAAAATATACGAGGCCGCATTCGATGACGCCCGCAGATATCCTGACGACGGATACGACGCGTTCAGGCGGGCCGCCGCCGGATTCCTCGACCGGTCCCACGCTGATCGGGACATCGAATCCGACGACGCTTCACCCGATGGGATCGATCCCGCGAACGTCGTCGTCACGCCGGGCGGGTTGGCTGCGATCAGGCTCGCCGTCTCGGTTTCCGTCTCGCCCGGCGACGACGCCCTGGTTCCGGCACCGAGCTTCGCCGAATACGAGCGCGAGGTCCGGCTCCAGGGCGGGACACCCACGTTCCTCGAACAGGACGAACTGCTCGAGACGGATCCGGAACCGTACGCACTCGCGGTCGTCTGCACGCCGAACAACCCCACAGGGGAGCTTCCGGATCCCGCTCGACTACGGGAGTTCGCACGCCGCTGTCGGTACGCCGGGACGCTCCTCCTGGTCGACGAGGCATTCCTCGGATTCCTCGATTCCCCGTCGCTTGCGGGAACCGAGGGTGTCGTCGTCGCCCGGTCGCTGACCAAACTGTTCGGGCTCCCCGGGATCAGGGTCGGCTACGCGGTCGCGACCGCCCGACTCGGCGGACGGATAGAAACCGCGAGACGACCGTGGAACCTCTCGACACCCGCCGCCCGCGTGGGGACGCACTGTCTCACAGCGGATCTGCGAGGCGATCCGTTCGTCGAAGAGACCCGCGAATCGGTCGAATCCGAGCGCGAACGGATCTGGAGCCGGCTTTCGACGGCGTTCCATACCGTCTCTCCGCCGCCCTCGGAGCCGGCTGCGCCGTACGTGCTGTTCGACGTCTCTCCGTCTGGACGGACAGTCGACGAAGTCGTGGAAACCGCCCGCGATCGGGGAGTCGCGGTTCGGGACGCGCGGAGTTTCCGCGGGCTCGATTCCCACGTTCGGGTTGCAATAAAAGGGCCAGACGCGAACGACCGGATGCTGGAGGCGCTGGATGTTTGA
- a CDS encoding NTP transferase domain-containing protein — MDALVMCGGRGTRLESDTEKPLVPICGAPMVDRVRNALQNSHVDEVYAVVSPHAPATRSHLEGELPCIETPGNGYVSDLQTALEKGPVEPPVLTAVADLPLLASGPIKRLIAHAQDDSRGGDDGSLGDVFRVQSATTVVPAALKRELGVSIDGDAPWIPAGLNVVAVDHTKRETTDVGGSDGGETASGDGRFRTWDARLAVNVNRKRDVRVAERFCTVEER, encoded by the coding sequence ATGGACGCTCTCGTGATGTGTGGCGGGCGGGGAACCCGTCTCGAATCCGACACCGAAAAGCCCCTCGTACCGATTTGCGGCGCACCCATGGTTGATCGGGTCCGAAACGCTCTCCAGAACAGCCACGTCGACGAGGTCTACGCGGTTGTATCGCCGCACGCACCGGCGACCAGATCGCACCTCGAGGGTGAACTGCCGTGCATCGAGACGCCGGGGAACGGCTACGTTTCCGATCTACAGACCGCTCTCGAAAAGGGGCCGGTCGAACCCCCCGTTCTCACTGCCGTCGCCGACCTCCCGTTGCTCGCTTCAGGACCGATAAAACGTCTGATCGCGCACGCACAGGACGACTCTCGGGGTGGCGACGACGGATCCCTCGGCGATGTCTTTCGCGTGCAATCGGCCACGACGGTCGTTCCGGCTGCGCTCAAGCGGGAACTCGGTGTGAGCATCGACGGCGACGCCCCCTGGATACCGGCGGGCCTCAACGTGGTCGCAGTCGACCACACCAAACGGGAGACGACAGACGTGGGCGGGTCCGACGGCGGGGAAACCGCTTCCGGGGATGGACGCTTCCGGACCTGGGACGCACGGCTCGCGGTGAACGTGAACCGCAAACGCGACGTTCGCGTGGCCGAACGTTTCTGTACGGTGGAGGAACGGTAG
- the cobS gene encoding adenosylcobinamide-GDP ribazoletransferase has product MTAGLLPAVRGAVGFLSRVPIGRGARDWEAFERTPAAFPLSGYLIGASIGLPVALVVALGFPTVSVAVVGLFAVYAITGINNLDGLIDLGDAAVVHGDPDDRADVLKDTTVGVGAVSVAVVALVALAFGFYGLGRVGPVAVFGVVMAAEVGAKLSMAGIACVGTARHEGLGSAFTENAESADLAVPAVVSLPVVAVGAPVGAILPVTGALVGAVLGGWLLASRANSLLGGVNGDVFGATNEVARLVGLHVGVIAWTLS; this is encoded by the coding sequence ATGACCGCCGGGTTGCTCCCCGCAGTTCGCGGGGCGGTCGGGTTCCTCTCGCGCGTCCCGATCGGCAGAGGGGCCCGAGACTGGGAGGCGTTCGAACGCACGCCGGCTGCGTTCCCTCTTTCCGGGTACCTCATCGGTGCCTCGATCGGGTTGCCGGTCGCCCTCGTCGTCGCACTGGGATTCCCCACCGTGAGCGTGGCTGTCGTCGGCCTGTTCGCAGTGTATGCGATCACCGGCATCAACAACCTGGACGGCCTGATCGATCTCGGCGACGCGGCCGTCGTCCACGGCGACCCGGATGACCGGGCCGATGTCCTGAAGGACACCACCGTCGGCGTCGGCGCAGTATCCGTGGCTGTCGTCGCGCTCGTCGCGCTCGCATTCGGGTTCTACGGGCTCGGACGCGTCGGCCCTGTGGCGGTGTTCGGGGTCGTGATGGCCGCCGAAGTCGGTGCAAAGCTGTCGATGGCAGGGATCGCCTGCGTCGGCACTGCCAGACACGAGGGGCTGGGGTCGGCGTTTACGGAAAACGCCGAAAGCGCCGATCTGGCGGTTCCCGCTGTCGTGTCACTGCCGGTCGTCGCGGTGGGTGCTCCCGTCGGCGCCATACTTCCCGTCACGGGCGCCCTCGTCGGGGCGGTCCTGGGTGGTTGGCTCCTCGCGTCCCGTGCGAACAGCCTGCTCGGCGGCGTCAACGGCGACGTGTTCGGCGCGACAAACGAAGTTGCCAGACTCGTCGGCCTGCACGTGGGGGTGATCGCATGGACGCTCTCGTGA
- a CDS encoding CobD/CbiB family cobalamin biosynthesis protein: MIDVASSMSVPAGLSVGASATLAVAIAFLLDAIIEEPPEGLHPVVWFGTVVATVDREWARPGLVGALALGLPLAGAAAVWAVVHITPGPADAVVAGIALFVTLSRRLLLSEARAVIADSESDLVAARERLPALAGRDSEPLAAEELRSAAVESAAENLADGLVAPLVAFAIGALVSLPIAAAAAAWVKGVNTLDSMLGYRSKAVGGPSARLDDLVMAVPARVSAVLIAAVSLDPGAVRRASRWAKAPPSPNSGWPMATLSAVADVRLEKPGSYVLNPAAAFPDVDRGLEGVRIVDRAAIAAFLLSGGWVLGLGGVLG; the protein is encoded by the coding sequence ATGATCGATGTCGCGTCTTCGATGAGCGTTCCCGCGGGCCTTTCCGTCGGCGCGTCGGCGACCCTCGCGGTCGCGATCGCGTTTCTCCTCGACGCGATAATCGAGGAACCCCCCGAAGGGCTGCATCCGGTCGTCTGGTTCGGGACGGTCGTCGCGACCGTGGATCGCGAGTGGGCGCGCCCCGGGCTGGTCGGGGCGCTCGCACTGGGGCTTCCCCTGGCAGGGGCTGCGGCAGTGTGGGCTGTCGTCCACATCACGCCCGGTCCCGCGGACGCAGTGGTGGCCGGAATCGCCCTGTTCGTGACACTCAGTCGCCGGCTGCTCCTCTCGGAGGCGCGGGCAGTCATCGCCGACAGCGAGTCGGACCTGGTCGCAGCGAGGGAGCGACTCCCTGCGCTTGCCGGCCGCGATTCGGAGCCGCTTGCCGCCGAAGAACTCCGCAGCGCGGCGGTCGAAAGCGCCGCGGAGAACCTCGCGGACGGGCTCGTCGCCCCACTCGTGGCGTTCGCGATCGGCGCGCTCGTCTCGCTCCCGATCGCCGCGGCGGCCGCCGCCTGGGTAAAAGGCGTCAACACGCTCGACTCGATGCTCGGCTACCGATCGAAAGCCGTCGGCGGCCCCAGCGCCCGACTCGACGATCTCGTGATGGCGGTTCCGGCGCGCGTGAGTGCAGTTCTCATTGCGGCGGTTTCGCTCGATCCCGGGGCAGTCCGTCGGGCCAGTAGGTGGGCGAAAGCGCCGCCTTCGCCGAATTCGGGGTGGCCGATGGCGACGTTGTCGGCTGTCGCCGACGTCAGACTCGAGAAGCCGGGATCGTACGTTCTCAACCCCGCGGCAGCGTTTCCCGACGTCGATCGCGGGCTCGAGGGCGTTCGCATCGTCGATCGCGCCGCGATCGCGGCGTTCCTGCTTTCGGGCGGTTGGGTGCTCGGACTCGGAGGTGTGCTCGGATGA
- a CDS encoding HAD family hydrolase produces MAVTFDLFGTLVSTTRPEDPAGAVAEELRAREVSVPDNWCELYATPHVEIEPGMELPLPDHVRAALEEVGAEYGGEDVVTAAVRAAFDRRAELRDGATEAIDAANEYGRVGVLSNCSVPGLVERTLERVELGDRFDAVLASVDVGYRKPDPRAFEAAADRLGVDPTALVHVGDDPETDGGIEEIGGTPILLGDVPLSAVPTRLSEVQSR; encoded by the coding sequence ATCGCGGTGACGTTCGACCTCTTCGGTACCCTCGTGTCGACCACCCGCCCGGAAGATCCGGCAGGGGCCGTCGCGGAGGAACTCCGGGCACGGGAGGTTTCCGTTCCCGACAACTGGTGCGAACTGTACGCCACCCCCCACGTCGAAATCGAGCCCGGGATGGAACTTCCCCTTCCGGATCACGTTCGGGCGGCACTCGAGGAGGTCGGGGCCGAATACGGCGGGGAGGACGTCGTCACAGCCGCGGTTCGGGCCGCGTTCGACCGACGGGCGGAACTGCGCGATGGGGCTACGGAAGCGATCGATGCCGCCAACGAATACGGGCGGGTTGGCGTGCTCTCGAACTGTTCGGTACCGGGCCTGGTCGAGCGCACGCTCGAACGGGTCGAACTGGGGGACCGCTTCGACGCCGTCCTCGCGAGCGTCGACGTCGGCTACCGCAAACCCGACCCACGGGCGTTCGAGGCCGCCGCAGACCGGCTCGGCGTCGATCCGACGGCCCTCGTTCACGTCGGCGACGACCCCGAAACTGACGGCGGGATCGAGGAGATCGGCGGAACCCCGATACTGCTCGGGGATGTGCCGCTTTCGGCGGTCCCGACTCGACTCTCGGAGGTGCAGTCCCGATGA
- a CDS encoding cobyric acid synthase has translation MDGQVTRTILVAGTASHVGKSTVVAGLCRHLADRGFDVAPYKAQNMSNNARAVPKAKATRAPEGGGNAFGEIGISQYVQAHAARIHPTTDHNPVLLKPHAEGSSQLIVDGDAVATLAAGEYYSDYWEHALEAAKRAHERLVADHEVIVAEGAGSVGEPNLRDRDLANVETARFADADVVLVADIERGGAFASVVGTLELAPEDVTNRVAGVVISKFRGDREILEPAIDELEERTGVPVLGVLPYDDPGLPEEDSVSLPAVGERAVIGDDDGVPDDRTVRIGVPRLPRASNMTDLEPLAREPGVRVVYLPLDASLDDVDALVLSGTKNTVDDLLALREAGMVAEIDDFEGPIVGLCGGYQQLGERILNADLEGTGGESEVEGIGRLPVETRFSTDKQVEPVERTLAPTAALGGATGTVSGYEIHMGQTELGQKTAAPTDEVDRPIGPTSVSVGTVLGTYLHGLFENELARRGFLEAAFDAAGRRPPEVDDHDAGVSDPYDAAAALVATNLDLSPLNLSSAARTSREGTRS, from the coding sequence ATGGATGGACAAGTGACCCGAACGATCCTCGTTGCCGGCACGGCGTCACACGTCGGCAAAAGCACCGTCGTCGCTGGCCTCTGTCGTCATCTCGCGGATCGCGGGTTCGACGTCGCGCCGTACAAGGCCCAGAACATGTCGAACAACGCGCGTGCGGTCCCGAAGGCGAAGGCTACCCGAGCCCCGGAAGGTGGCGGGAACGCCTTCGGCGAGATCGGGATCTCCCAGTACGTTCAGGCGCACGCCGCCCGGATCCATCCGACGACTGATCACAACCCCGTCCTTTTGAAACCCCACGCCGAAGGTTCCTCCCAGTTGATCGTTGACGGCGACGCGGTCGCGACGCTCGCGGCCGGAGAGTACTACAGCGACTACTGGGAGCACGCACTCGAGGCGGCCAAACGAGCCCACGAGCGGCTGGTCGCCGATCACGAGGTGATCGTCGCCGAGGGTGCCGGCAGCGTCGGCGAGCCCAACCTGCGCGATCGCGACCTCGCGAACGTCGAAACCGCGCGCTTTGCCGACGCCGACGTAGTGCTGGTGGCCGACATCGAACGCGGCGGCGCGTTCGCGAGCGTCGTCGGCACCCTCGAACTCGCTCCCGAGGACGTCACAAACCGGGTCGCTGGCGTCGTGATCAGCAAGTTCCGGGGCGACCGGGAGATCCTGGAACCGGCGATCGATGAACTGGAGGAACGCACCGGCGTGCCAGTCCTCGGCGTCCTGCCCTACGACGACCCCGGACTCCCCGAGGAGGACAGCGTCTCCCTGCCGGCGGTCGGCGAACGCGCTGTCATCGGCGACGACGACGGCGTTCCCGACGACCGAACCGTGCGGATCGGCGTCCCGCGGCTCCCCCGGGCCTCGAACATGACCGACCTCGAGCCACTCGCCCGCGAGCCCGGCGTCCGCGTGGTGTACCTCCCACTTGACGCGTCACTGGACGACGTCGACGCCCTCGTGCTCTCGGGAACGAAAAACACCGTCGATGACCTGCTCGCACTACGGGAGGCCGGCATGGTCGCGGAGATCGACGATTTCGAGGGACCGATCGTCGGGCTCTGTGGCGGCTACCAGCAGCTCGGCGAGCGCATCCTGAACGCCGACCTGGAGGGAACCGGCGGCGAGAGCGAGGTCGAGGGGATCGGCCGGCTCCCCGTCGAGACCCGGTTTTCGACCGACAAACAGGTCGAACCCGTCGAACGTACGCTCGCACCGACGGCGGCTCTCGGCGGTGCGACCGGGACCGTCTCTGGCTACGAGATCCACATGGGCCAAACCGAACTCGGACAGAAGACAGCTGCCCCGACGGACGAGGTCGATCGCCCGATCGGCCCGACGAGCGTGTCAGTGGGCACCGTGCTCGGCACGTATCTCCACGGGCTGTTCGAAAACGAACTCGCACGGCGTGGCTTTCTCGAGGCGGCCTTCGACGCCGCCGGCCGTCGTCCACCCGAAGTCGACGACCACGACGCGGGCGTGTCGGACCCATACGACGCTGCCGCCGCCCTCGTCGCCACCAACCTGGATCTCTCACCGTTGAACCTGTCGTCGGCAGCGCGCACGTCCCGGGAGGGGACACGTTCGTGA
- a CDS encoding MBL fold metallo-hydrolase, which translates to MIRNLAAGVQAFTSNTFLVVGDRTVLVDTGANFDIVPRIRRELEELPDDAAAGGDRNRSATLDAVVLTHTHPDHVGNVPEVKGAFDVETWGFDTDQPATDNRIEDEETIQLGDHDYLAVHTPGHKNDHLCFYAPGPGILFAGDLVFQNGGFGRTDLAEGDRQTLTQSIDRIHALVGDDVTEMHVGHGPSVTRNPSHDIELARQAARMGR; encoded by the coding sequence ATGATCCGCAACCTGGCGGCCGGCGTGCAGGCGTTTACGAGCAACACGTTCCTCGTGGTGGGCGACCGGACCGTGCTCGTCGACACCGGCGCCAACTTCGATATCGTCCCCCGAATCCGTCGAGAACTCGAGGAGCTACCCGACGACGCTGCCGCCGGGGGCGACAGGAACCGATCGGCGACGCTCGACGCCGTCGTGCTCACCCACACCCATCCAGATCACGTCGGCAACGTCCCGGAGGTGAAGGGGGCGTTCGACGTCGAGACCTGGGGGTTCGACACCGACCAGCCCGCCACCGACAATCGGATCGAAGACGAGGAAACCATCCAACTGGGCGATCACGACTACCTCGCGGTCCACACGCCGGGACACAAGAACGATCATCTCTGCTTTTACGCCCCTGGCCCGGGGATCCTCTTTGCCGGCGATCTGGTGTTCCAGAACGGCGGGTTCGGCCGGACTGACCTCGCGGAGGGCGACCGTCAGACACTGACCCAGAGCATCGACCGAATCCACGCACTCGTCGGAGACGACGTCACCGAGATGCACGTCGGACACGGCCCAAGCGTCACCCGGAACCCGTCCCACGACATCGAACTCGCCCGGCAGGCTGCACGCATGGGACGATAA
- the thyA gene encoding thymidylate synthase: protein MQQYLDLVEDALATGTYKPNRTGVDTIASFSQHYTIDLSAGFPLLTTKKLDGFRWNSLIHEVLWYLSGEEHVRNLSEETGIWDAWADENGTLDTAYGRFWRRYPVPADSGQLPGESWPDDNNPWITVEAESVEGDDGGDDQGVRRTFDQIQYVLDGLREDPHSRRYVVNAWHPANAAVSTLPPCHYTFVLNVQGGKLHCQLMQRSGDIALGIPFNIAAYSLLANAIAQRTEFELGEFGHTIVDAHVYCGQGDRGEWYAENLPALQRRLADVDRAADYADVKVWVESEAPAEPPDEEGYDHVPGLLEQLTREPNARPEIDIANKPLDELTFEDVTLRGYDPEPGIEFAVAE from the coding sequence ATGCAACAGTACCTCGATCTCGTCGAAGACGCGCTCGCAACCGGCACGTACAAGCCGAACCGGACCGGCGTCGACACGATCGCATCGTTCAGCCAGCACTACACGATCGACCTCTCTGCGGGATTCCCGCTGCTCACGACCAAGAAACTCGACGGCTTCCGCTGGAACTCCTTGATTCACGAAGTCCTGTGGTACCTCTCGGGAGAAGAGCACGTCCGAAACCTCTCGGAGGAAACCGGGATCTGGGACGCCTGGGCCGACGAGAACGGAACCCTCGACACCGCCTACGGCCGATTCTGGCGGCGATACCCCGTTCCAGCGGATTCGGGCCAGCTCCCGGGGGAGTCGTGGCCGGACGACAACAACCCGTGGATCACCGTCGAAGCGGAGTCAGTGGAGGGCGACGACGGAGGCGACGATCAGGGCGTCCGCCGAACGTTCGATCAGATCCAGTACGTGCTGGATGGGCTCCGTGAGGATCCCCATTCCCGGCGCTACGTGGTCAACGCGTGGCACCCCGCCAACGCGGCGGTGTCGACGCTTCCGCCGTGTCACTACACGTTCGTCCTCAACGTTCAGGGTGGGAAGCTTCACTGTCAGCTGATGCAACGATCCGGCGACATCGCACTGGGGATTCCCTTCAATATTGCCGCCTACTCGCTGCTCGCGAACGCGATCGCCCAGCGCACCGAGTTCGAGCTCGGCGAGTTCGGCCACACGATCGTCGACGCCCACGTCTACTGCGGGCAGGGCGATCGCGGGGAGTGGTACGCCGAGAACCTGCCGGCACTGCAGCGACGCCTCGCGGACGTCGACCGGGCGGCCGACTACGCGGACGTCAAGGTGTGGGTCGAGTCGGAAGCGCCCGCGGAACCCCCCGATGAGGAGGGGTACGATCACGTTCCCGGGCTGCTCGAACAGCTCACCCGCGAGCCGAACGCACGCCCGGAGATCGATATCGCGAACAAACCACTCGACGAATTGACCTTCGAGGACGTGACCCTTCGGGGGTACGACCCGGAACCGGGCATCGAGTTCGCGGTCGCAGAATGA
- a CDS encoding dihydrofolate reductase, translated as MTTFTLIAAVAENGVIGDGGGIPWEHPEDLRRFKRLTTGHPVVLGRRTYEGIEARLGGPLPDRRNVVLSRSNPDVPAEVLVAESIEEAVDIAEAAADEMGVSEVYVAGGETIYEAFLPRADRMELTEIHEAHEGDTRFPSWERDEWTEVERDDREDLSFVTYERRS; from the coding sequence ATGACGACGTTCACGCTGATCGCCGCGGTGGCGGAAAACGGCGTCATCGGCGACGGGGGCGGGATCCCGTGGGAGCATCCCGAGGACCTCCGGCGGTTCAAGCGCCTCACGACCGGTCATCCGGTGGTGCTTGGCCGGCGGACCTACGAGGGGATCGAAGCCAGGCTCGGCGGACCGCTTCCCGACCGGCGAAACGTCGTCCTCTCGCGATCGAATCCGGACGTCCCCGCAGAGGTGCTCGTCGCCGAGTCGATCGAGGAGGCGGTCGACATCGCCGAGGCGGCGGCCGACGAGATGGGCGTCTCGGAGGTGTACGTCGCCGGCGGGGAGACGATCTACGAGGCGTTCCTTCCGCGGGCCGACCGCATGGAGTTGACCGAAATCCACGAGGCTCACGAGGGAGATACCCGGTTCCCGTCGTGGGAGCGCGACGAATGGACGGAGGTCGAACGGGACGATCGGGAGGACCTCTCGTTCGTGACGTACGAACGGCGGTCGTAG
- the psmA gene encoding archaeal proteasome endopeptidase complex subunit alpha, which produces MRGNDQQAYDRGTSLFSPDGRIYQVEYAREAVSRGAPSVGIRTPEGVVLAALAQPSSELMEAESIEKLHKLDDHVGTTNAGHVADARNLIDYARRFAQGNQLRYGEPVGVEALTKHVTDYIQENTQMGGTRPFGAALLIGGIEDGNPRLFSADPSGTPHEWRATVIGADRSEIQSLLEDEWDEELTLEDGIELAVRALQVRSEELEAEHVNLVTVTPEEGYRQCPVEDVQDVLDRILEDDGEGDEEDGEGDEDEASDDTEE; this is translated from the coding sequence ATGAGAGGCAACGACCAGCAGGCGTACGACCGCGGTACGTCGCTTTTCTCGCCCGACGGGCGGATCTACCAGGTCGAGTACGCCCGCGAGGCGGTCTCGCGTGGCGCGCCGAGCGTCGGGATCCGGACACCCGAAGGCGTCGTGCTGGCAGCGCTGGCACAGCCCTCCTCGGAGCTGATGGAGGCCGAGAGCATCGAGAAGCTCCACAAGCTGGACGATCACGTGGGGACGACGAACGCCGGCCACGTGGCCGACGCGCGGAACCTGATCGACTACGCGCGACGGTTCGCCCAGGGGAACCAGCTGCGATACGGCGAGCCGGTCGGTGTCGAGGCGCTGACGAAACACGTCACCGACTACATCCAGGAGAACACCCAGATGGGCGGCACTCGGCCGTTCGGGGCTGCCCTCTTGATCGGCGGGATCGAGGACGGCAACCCGCGGCTGTTCAGCGCCGACCCCTCGGGGACACCCCACGAGTGGCGAGCGACCGTTATCGGCGCCGACAGAAGTGAGATTCAGTCGCTCCTCGAAGACGAGTGGGACGAGGAACTCACGCTCGAAGACGGGATCGAACTTGCGGTTCGGGCGCTGCAGGTCCGCTCCGAGGAACTCGAAGCCGAGCACGTGAACCTGGTAACAGTGACGCCCGAGGAGGGCTACCGCCAGTGTCCCGTCGAGGACGTCCAAGACGTGCTCGATCGGATCCTGGAGGACGACGGCGAAGGCGACGAGGAAGACGGCGAAGGCGACGAAGACGAAGCTAGCGACGACACCGAGGAGTAA
- a CDS encoding metal-dependent hydrolase family protein: MHLLYGGHVADASGTRRADVAIEDGRISAIGTKDPALDEENAETVTDVSGGYIAPGLIDSHVHLPMDGRPDVEEYLDDTAYMASYRTAENLQTALSAGVTTARDLGSRDTLAIDAAAAVAEGTVDGPTVVPAGENVVMTGGHGYWFGREADGPAEVRKAVREQLKAGAEVIKCMATGGVLTSGARTGAPELTPDELEALVETASAKGVPTAAHAHGDRGIENAVQAGITSIEHGTFMSRGTAELMADRGTYWVPTASALRGIVEHGVESGIPGEAVEKAEKAAEAFGTAFENALSAGVRVAMGTDAGTPFNFFGDIPRELSYMVEYGMSPETTLEAATVNAAELLGLEDVGRVESGYRANLVVLEADPNADATAWQSPTEVYKSGSKVR, translated from the coding sequence ATGCACCTTCTGTATGGCGGCCACGTGGCCGACGCGTCGGGAACGAGGCGTGCCGACGTCGCGATCGAGGACGGACGAATATCCGCGATCGGCACGAAAGACCCCGCACTCGATGAAGAAAACGCCGAGACTGTAACGGACGTCTCCGGCGGGTATATCGCGCCGGGACTGATCGACAGCCACGTCCACCTGCCGATGGACGGCCGTCCGGACGTCGAGGAGTACCTCGATGACACGGCGTACATGGCCTCCTACCGCACGGCCGAGAACCTGCAGACAGCGCTTTCGGCGGGCGTTACCACGGCACGGGATCTCGGGTCGCGGGATACGTTGGCGATCGACGCCGCCGCGGCCGTCGCGGAGGGAACGGTCGATGGGCCGACGGTGGTGCCCGCAGGCGAAAACGTCGTAATGACTGGCGGTCACGGCTACTGGTTCGGCCGGGAGGCCGACGGTCCGGCCGAGGTGCGGAAGGCCGTCCGCGAGCAGCTCAAGGCCGGCGCCGAGGTGATCAAGTGCATGGCAACCGGCGGCGTGTTGACCAGCGGCGCCCGGACCGGCGCGCCGGAGTTGACTCCCGACGAACTCGAGGCACTCGTCGAGACGGCGAGTGCGAAGGGCGTACCGACGGCGGCCCACGCCCACGGCGACCGCGGGATCGAAAACGCGGTCCAGGCTGGGATCACAAGCATCGAGCATGGGACGTTTATGAGCCGCGGGACGGCGGAGTTGATGGCCGATCGGGGAACATATTGGGTGCCGACCGCGAGCGCCCTGCGGGGGATCGTCGAGCATGGCGTCGAGTCGGGAATCCCCGGGGAGGCAGTCGAGAAGGCCGAAAAGGCGGCCGAGGCGTTCGGGACCGCATTCGAGAACGCGCTGTCTGCGGGCGTCCGGGTGGCGATGGGGACCGACGCCGGGACCCCGTTCAACTTCTTCGGTGACATTCCGAGGGAGCTTTCATACATGGTCGAGTACGGGATGAGCCCCGAGACGACACTGGAGGCGGCGACTGTCAACGCCGCAGAGCTGCTTGGACTGGAGGACGTCGGTCGCGTGGAGTCGGGGTATCGGGCCAATCTGGTGGTGCTCGAAGCGGATCCGAACGCGGATGCGACGGCGTGGCAGTCCCCGACGGAAGTTTATAAAAGCGGGTCGAAGGTCCGGTGA